DNA sequence from the Sulfurimonas sp. HSL3-7 genome:
GTGACTTTACCAGTTCGATGATGCGCCGTATGCGGTCATCGTTTTTGGTGAAGACAGGGCAGGTGCAGGCTTTCAGGTATTTGTCCGCCAGCGAATCGATCATATCGTTCACAAACCACTCATCGACAGCGACCCTGTCGTTAAACATCCGGTTCGAGCTGCAGGTCTCGTCCGCAACGATGATCGCGTCCGACTCCTCAATGATCAGGGGGATCTTGTAGTTCGGGAAGATCGGGGGCGAACCGGTATAAACGATCCTTGGGCTCACCCTTCCGGCGGCATGCACCTTCTCTTTTGCTCTCTGTTCAAGTTCCTCGACAAGCGCTTCGGTCGCCTCTATCCAGCTGTCTATTCTGTCGAAGAAAAAAGCGTTTGTGACCAGGAACATATCATTGCCGAGGATCGGCACGGCGCTGCTCTTTCTCAGCTCGCTGAGTTGATGGTAAAGCGACTGCGCATAGCCTATTTTTGAGATGGAGGCTCTCAGCTTTTTTCTGCTCAGTTTCTTGCCCGTTTTGGCAGAGAGGTCAGCAGAAAAGCCCCTGATACTTCGCCGGAAAAACTCCCGGCTGATCTCGCTCTCTTTTGTTCTCGGAAAATCGACGTCAACCACATCGTAGCCGAACCCCTCGATGGTACTGCCCGCCTTTGTCTTTTGGTCGCAGGTCGTCGGCGAGTAGATCATATCGGGCCTGTCCGTGATGTTCTTCGATGCCAGATGGCCCACGCTCGCCTTGACCAGCGGGCATGATTTCTGAGGCAGAAGATCGCTGCCGATCTCATCGTCCGTATAGAAACCGTTGCAGAGGCGTATCGGCACGCCGTCGAGCGCATAGATGATCTCCGAGGGGATCTGAATACACATCGTCCCGACTTTTACTTTGTCGCTGTGCAGCGCTTTCTGATGGCAATAGACCTCTTCAAAGAGATCATAGAAATAGCCCATCGCTTTCGGCGGCTCTTTGAAGGACTCTTTCAGGGTGTTCAAGACCGTTATCGCCTCCATAGCCTTGTGCCGGTTCTGTTTCTCGGCGGGTGTCTCTATCTCGCGGTTGAGCCGGTTACTCATCTCTATCTCCCTTCGGTTTTTCTATCCCCATTCTCTTTTCAAACCCCTGCCTCGTCGAGCTGAATGCTTTGAGATTCAAAATATCAAAATGCAACGCATCATCCTCGGGACATGCCGCCACACATTTCAGACACAGAATACAGTCATCCCTGAGTATATCCGTGCTTGTCACATCATCCGCAATATCTTTTATCTGCATATCGCAGACACTGTAGCAGTCGCCGCAACGGGTGCATTTGCTCCCCTCTTTCCTAAGCTTTACGATCGAGGACCTGGCGAAGATGAAGTGCAGGGCGCTCATCGGACAGAAGAAGCAGAAAAAGCGTTTTTTGACAAAACTACCGGCCAGAAAAAGCCCTGCAAATATCATCCCGATGGCCGTCAGGACCATCGCCGTCTTTGTCGAGAAGTCTATCGCCCACTGCGAAAAGTCCCCACTGAACATGGGGCTTATGATACGGGCAGGGCATATCTGGCAGAAGGCGGAGGACCACTCGCCTCCGAGAACACCGACACCTATCAGTAGCGGCACCATAAGCACGATCGCCAGAAAGATATATTTGATTTTTGAAAGTTTCTCAAACTGCTGCTGTGTATAGGTCGAATACCTGATCCCCAGACTCTTTCTAAGCGCAGTCAGCCAGTCCTGGAATGTTCCAAACGGACAGACATACCCGCACCAGGCTTTGTTCAAAAAGATAAACCAGAAGAGAAAGGTCAGCACGCCGAAGAGTACGGCGATCCCTGCGCCGCCGAGCAGGATCTTCGCAGGCATGGCGAGCTGATGCTGCAGAGGCATAAGATAGCAGGCCCCGCCGCTCTGGGCGTTGTATGGGCAGGCAAAAATAGGCAGTTTGGACCCAAGATCCACGGCAAAATAGCCGCCGTAGACAAAAAGGATGAAAGAGACCAGCTGTATCCAGAACCGCACTTTGGCAAGGTTCATGTTGTTGATCAGATCTTTTACTTTACGCTTCATATCTCAGCTCGCTAAAGGGTTTTGTCCTGTTTCTGCGGAATCGGTACACAACCGTTCCCGAAATAAGAAACGCCAGTGTGATCAGCATAAGCGCATAACCGTATGACTCATAGTCGCTGCTGTTCGGATAGAAGTAGACCGGATAGGTCAGAATATACGTCTCGTCTGCTCTGGGCGCATGGGTCAATGTGACG
Encoded proteins:
- a CDS encoding 2-hydroxyacyl-CoA dehydratase family protein, giving the protein MSNRLNREIETPAEKQNRHKAMEAITVLNTLKESFKEPPKAMGYFYDLFEEVYCHQKALHSDKVKVGTMCIQIPSEIIYALDGVPIRLCNGFYTDDEIGSDLLPQKSCPLVKASVGHLASKNITDRPDMIYSPTTCDQKTKAGSTIEGFGYDVVDVDFPRTKESEISREFFRRSIRGFSADLSAKTGKKLSRKKLRASISKIGYAQSLYHQLSELRKSSAVPILGNDMFLVTNAFFFDRIDSWIEATEALVEELEQRAKEKVHAAGRVSPRIVYTGSPPIFPNYKIPLIIEESDAIIVADETCSSNRMFNDRVAVDEWFVNDMIDSLADKYLKACTCPVFTKNDDRIRRIIELVKSHNADGVIYQAFAGCTVYELEQRSVLEAMEKEGISILYIESDYSPSQHGQLSTRVEAFVESLKIKNRKRR
- a CDS encoding 4Fe-4S binding protein encodes the protein MKRKVKDLINNMNLAKVRFWIQLVSFILFVYGGYFAVDLGSKLPIFACPYNAQSGGACYLMPLQHQLAMPAKILLGGAGIAVLFGVLTFLFWFIFLNKAWCGYVCPFGTFQDWLTALRKSLGIRYSTYTQQQFEKLSKIKYIFLAIVLMVPLLIGVGVLGGEWSSAFCQICPARIISPMFSGDFSQWAIDFSTKTAMVLTAIGMIFAGLFLAGSFVKKRFFCFFCPMSALHFIFARSSIVKLRKEGSKCTRCGDCYSVCDMQIKDIADDVTSTDILRDDCILCLKCVAACPEDDALHFDILNLKAFSSTRQGFEKRMGIEKPKGDRDE